The Danio aesculapii chromosome 8, fDanAes4.1, whole genome shotgun sequence genome window below encodes:
- the lrriq3 gene encoding leucine-rich repeat and IQ domain-containing protein 3, with the protein MDSLEAYQVYLVNCTQSLLLDHGYWISEGDKDLNDIVMVKLNSLLVKSLDQIRSCKTLRICILSDNFLTRIEALMECTNLVKIDLKGNQIVQLPDASCWSHLKELQLLYLHDNNMSTWDNIKGLSGCLNLTALTLYDTPVSLKRNYRHCLVNNIWSLKALDNFVISDEEIIENVCLPFRFKSKKQHFCVRLYPPTKSYSFETEMKVMYKIITEINRIQAFYSPTLIIQRWIRGYLIRKSLGLCGMKKLRASGKPFISNPTAKAENEQVPSQLQETMEEDTNDPPEPGKQKRDTEIKRLYVNLNKLMQTTYPEVLQENAKLLDGEQDMKALCNTPQCRLKFSVKTNRPNQDINDACIEENGEGNIHVLGLKASVHQSEPLSDLLLSRKALNQKPDPQPHSPAKTSRTHLMISRRQDTVSLTPFKIIEKADQAFDKTKMQRELAEKVTERHVDREVAKGRRVNFIEDRRTDMRLRQEREREDTEKTLTLQRAKLEQDIHQARQKHSQFMEDKKRRIQEQEMVCSFSREHISIARAVLRYNTCKCTKQQ; encoded by the exons ATGGATTCCCTTGAAGCATACCAGGTTTATTTGGTAAACTGCACTCAATCCCTGTTACTGGACCATGGCTACTGGATATCAGAAGGTGACAAAGACCTAAATGACATTGTGATGGTCAAACTGAACAGCTTACTTGTAAAGAGTCTCGATCAGATTAGATCTTGCAAAACACTGCGGATTTGCATCTTGTCTGACAACTTTTTAACCAGAATTGAAGCTCTCATGGAATGCACTAACTTGGTGAAGATAGATTTGAAAGGCAATCAG ATTGTTCAGCTCCCTGATGCTTCATGTTGGAGTCATCTAAAAGAACTGCAACTTCTGTATCTACATGACAACAACATGTCAACCTGGGACAATATTAAAGGCCTGTCGGGTTGTTTAAACTTGACTGCTTTAACTCTGTATGACACCCCAGTAAGTTTAAAGAGGAACTACAGGCACTGTCTGGTCAACAACATATGGTCTCTGAAGGCTTTGGACAACTTTGTTATCTCTGATGAGGAAATCATTGAAAATGTGTGCCTTCCCTTTCGGTTCAAATCAAAGAAACAACACTTTTGTGTCCGTTTGTACCCACCTACAAAGTCG TATTCATTTGAGACAGAGATGAAAGTGATGTATAAAATAATCACTGAGATAAACAGGATTCAAGCCTTTTATTCGCCCACACTTATTATACAGCGCTGGATCCGAGGCTATTTAATTAGAAAAAGTCTTGG GCTTTGTGGTATGAAGAAACTGAGAGCATCTGGAAAACCGTTTATTTCCAATCCAACTGCGAAGGCAGAAAATGAGCAGGTACCATCTCAGCTTCAGGAAACCATGGAGGAGGACACAAATGACCCCCCTGAGCCA GGAAAGCAGAAGAGAGACACAGAGATCAAAAGGCTTTATGTGAACCTTAATAAACTGATGCAAACGACCTACCCAGAG GTTTTACAAGAAAATGCTAAATTACTTGATGGTGAACAAGACATGAAGGCATTATGCAACACTCCTCAATGCAGGCTGAAATTTTCAGTGAAAACAAACAGACCCAACCAAG ATATCAATGATGCTTGTATTGAAGAAAATGGAGAAGGTAACATTCATGTGCTAGGACTGAAGGCTTCAGTCCACCAGAGTGAGCCACTGAGTGATTTGTTGTTGTCCCGTAAAGCCCTCAACCAAAAGCCTGATCCACAGCCTCACTCACCTGCTAAAACTTCAAGAACGCATCTGATGATTAGTCGTCGCCAGGACACCGTCAGCCTCACTCCCttcaaaatcattgaaaaagccGATCAGGCTTTTGATAAGACCAAAATGCAAAGAGAACTTGCGGAGAAGGTAACCGAGCGTCACGTTGACCGAGAAGTAGCCAAAGGCCGCAGAGTCAACTTTATTGAGGACCGGAGGACAGACATGCGTCTTCGTCAGGAGCGCGAAAGAGAAGATACGGAGAAAACACTCACTCTGCAGAGAGCCAAGCTGGAGCAGGACATCCATCAGGCACGGCAGAAACATTCCCAGTTCATGGAAGATAAGAAGAGGAGGATCCAGGAGCAGGAGATGGTTTGCAGTTTCAGCCGTGAGCACATCTCAATAGCGAGGGCTGTGCTCAGATATAACACATGTAAATGCACTAAGCAACAATAG